In the Periophthalmus magnuspinnatus isolate fPerMag1 chromosome 4, fPerMag1.2.pri, whole genome shotgun sequence genome, one interval contains:
- the barhl2 gene encoding barH-like 2 homeobox protein isoform X2, whose protein sequence is MEASSGSSFGIDTILSNASNSAALMNGDFRLSDRSVDFRQQQTPSPCSDIDTVGTGPSSPISVTMESPDGLSQHLHHHHHSSHGPAPGLPLSPQPQPQQPLNGAGCAPRTATSSFLIKDILGDSKPLAACAPYSTSVSSPHHTPKAESATAPDAFRPKLEHDENRKLLDKRDELQGELKCNEEGDREISSSRDSPPVRSKKPRKARTAFTDHQLNQLERSFERQKYLSVQDRMDLAAALNLTDTQVKTWYQNRRTKWKRQTAVGLELLAEAGNYSALQRMFPSPYFYHPSLLGTVDSTTAAAAAAAMYNSMYRTPSTPHPSLQRPLVPRVLIHGLGPSGQPALNPLSNPMPGTPHPR, encoded by the exons ATGGAAGCGTCCAGCGGATCCAGTTTTGGAATAGACACTATTTTATCCAACGCGTCCAACTCTGCAGCGCTCATGAACGGAGACTTTCGCCTGAGCGACAGGAGCGTGGACTTTCGGCAGCAGCAGACCCCGTCCCCATGCTCGGACATAGACACTGTGGGCACTGGCCCTTCGTCCCCCATCTCGGTCACCATGGAGTCCCCGGACGGCCTCTCGCAGCACctccaccaccatcaccacagcaGCCACGGGCCAGCCCCAGGGCTGCCGCTCTCCCCCCAACCCCAGCCTCAGCAGCCGCTCAATGGGGCCGGCTGCGCCCCCAGGACTGCCACCTCCTCCTTCCTCATTAAAGACATTTTGGGAGACAGCAAACCGCTGGCTGCGTGCGCGCCCTACAGCACCAGCGTGTCCTCCCCACATCACACCCCCAAAGCCGAAAGTGCCACGGCCCCGGACGCCTTCAGGCCCAAACTGGAGCACGATGAGAACCGCAAGTTATTGGACAAGAGGGACGAGCTGCAGGGCGAGCTCAAGTGCAACG AAGAGGGAGACCGCGAGATctccagcagcagagacagtccGCCCGTGCGCTCCAAAAAGCCTCGCAAAGCCCGGACAGCCTTCACCGACCACCAGCTCAACCAGCTGGAGCGCAGCTTCGAGCGGCAGAAATACCTCAGTGTGCAGGACCGCATGGACCTGGCGGCGGCTCTCAACCTGACCGACACACAAGTCAAGACCTGGTACCAGAACAGACG GACCAAGTGGAAGAGGCAAACGGCGGTGGGACTGGAGCTGCTGGCGGAGGCGGGAAACTACTCGGCCTTACAGAGAATGTTCCCGTCGCCCTACTTCTATCACCCGAGCCTGCTTGGCACCGTGGACAGCACGACGGCCGCAGCAGCCGCTGCCGCTATGTACAACAGCATGTACCGGACTCCTTCCACACCGCACCCCAGCCTACAGAGACCTCTGGTCCCCAGGGTGCTCATCCACGGCCTCGGGCCCAGCGGGCAGCCGGCTCTAAACCCTCTATCTAACCCTATGCCTGGCACACCGCACCCGCGGTAA
- the barhl2 gene encoding barH-like 2 homeobox protein isoform X1, with protein MEASSGSSFGIDTILSNASNSAALMNGDFRLSDRSVDFRQQQTPSPCSDIDTVGTGPSSPISVTMESPDGLSQHLHHHHHSSHGPAPGLPLSPQPQPQQPLNGAGCAPRTATSSFLIKDILGDSKPLAACAPYSTSVSSPHHTPKAESATAPDAFRPKLEHDENRKLLDKRDELQGELKCNGTKEEGDREISSSRDSPPVRSKKPRKARTAFTDHQLNQLERSFERQKYLSVQDRMDLAAALNLTDTQVKTWYQNRRTKWKRQTAVGLELLAEAGNYSALQRMFPSPYFYHPSLLGTVDSTTAAAAAAAMYNSMYRTPSTPHPSLQRPLVPRVLIHGLGPSGQPALNPLSNPMPGTPHPR; from the exons ATGGAAGCGTCCAGCGGATCCAGTTTTGGAATAGACACTATTTTATCCAACGCGTCCAACTCTGCAGCGCTCATGAACGGAGACTTTCGCCTGAGCGACAGGAGCGTGGACTTTCGGCAGCAGCAGACCCCGTCCCCATGCTCGGACATAGACACTGTGGGCACTGGCCCTTCGTCCCCCATCTCGGTCACCATGGAGTCCCCGGACGGCCTCTCGCAGCACctccaccaccatcaccacagcaGCCACGGGCCAGCCCCAGGGCTGCCGCTCTCCCCCCAACCCCAGCCTCAGCAGCCGCTCAATGGGGCCGGCTGCGCCCCCAGGACTGCCACCTCCTCCTTCCTCATTAAAGACATTTTGGGAGACAGCAAACCGCTGGCTGCGTGCGCGCCCTACAGCACCAGCGTGTCCTCCCCACATCACACCCCCAAAGCCGAAAGTGCCACGGCCCCGGACGCCTTCAGGCCCAAACTGGAGCACGATGAGAACCGCAAGTTATTGGACAAGAGGGACGAGCTGCAGGGCGAGCTCAAGTGCAACG GGACTAAAGAAGAGGGAGACCGCGAGATctccagcagcagagacagtccGCCCGTGCGCTCCAAAAAGCCTCGCAAAGCCCGGACAGCCTTCACCGACCACCAGCTCAACCAGCTGGAGCGCAGCTTCGAGCGGCAGAAATACCTCAGTGTGCAGGACCGCATGGACCTGGCGGCGGCTCTCAACCTGACCGACACACAAGTCAAGACCTGGTACCAGAACAGACG GACCAAGTGGAAGAGGCAAACGGCGGTGGGACTGGAGCTGCTGGCGGAGGCGGGAAACTACTCGGCCTTACAGAGAATGTTCCCGTCGCCCTACTTCTATCACCCGAGCCTGCTTGGCACCGTGGACAGCACGACGGCCGCAGCAGCCGCTGCCGCTATGTACAACAGCATGTACCGGACTCCTTCCACACCGCACCCCAGCCTACAGAGACCTCTGGTCCCCAGGGTGCTCATCCACGGCCTCGGGCCCAGCGGGCAGCCGGCTCTAAACCCTCTATCTAACCCTATGCCTGGCACACCGCACCCGCGGTAA